GCGCTGTGGCCCTGGGTGTACGCCGCCCGGACCCGCGCCGCGTCCACCTCCAGGTCCGGGCCCAATGTCAGCAGGTCGCCCCCGGTCACGAGGTCCGTGCCTGCAAAGAGGCGCAGCTTGCGCAGCATCTGCGAGAGATTGTTCCGGGCCGTGTGTTCGGGCGAGTCGGGCCACAGCAGCCCGACGAGCCGACCGCGCCCGGTGGCTCCCTCCAGCGCCAGGTACGCCAGACACGCGGCAAGCTTGCGTTCCACCGGGGCCATCCGGAGGCCGCGCCCCTCCAGGGCGGGCGGGCCCAGCACGCGGAGGTGCCACCCGGGCGCGCTCACTGGACCCCCGCGACGAGCAGTTGGTCCTGCACGCGCGCCGCCTCCGAGCGGGCGGCGGCGGCCTCTTCCTTGCGGCCCAGCGCCTCGAAGGCGGCCCCGGCCTGGGCATAGAACCCCGCGGCCTCGGTGAGCTGGTAGTGGTCCTGCGCCTCCCGGGCGGCGCGCAGGAAGGCGGGCGCGGCCTGGTCGGGTTTGCCGCCCTCCTGCCAGTGGCGGGCCACCCGCGCCACGTGGCCTCCGGCACGCTCCAGGGTGCGGGCCGCCGCGCGGTGCAGCAGGGTCCGCACGCTGGCGGGGATGCCCGCGCTCACCGCCTCGTACACCAGGTCATGCCAGAAGCCGTGGCCGCGCACCACCCCGGCGGCCTCCAGCTCCTCCCATGCGGCGGCAGTGTCCAGCAGGGGCGCGCCCAGCATCTCGGCGACGAGTTCCACGTCGAAGTCGCTCTGCAAGACCGCCGCCGCCCGCGCCGCCTGGAGCGCGGGGGCCGAGAGGCGGGAGAGTCGGCGCGAGATCACCTCGCCGACCCGGGCGGTGATGGGCAGCTCCACTCCGGAGAGGTCGCCGCGCGCGAAGGTGCCGCTCTCGATGAGGTGCTTGACGATCTCCAGCAGGAAGAGGGGGTTGCCGCCGGAGTACCCCGCGAGCCGCTGGCGCAACGCCGGATTGCCCGGCACCCCCAGGTCGTCCATCAGGGCGTTCAGCAGGTCTTCTCCCAGCGGCCGGAGCCGGATGTGGATGGCGACGCCCTGCCGCACGAGGTCCTCCGTATCGCGCGCCACCTCGGGCCTGAGCTCCCCGGTGCGGTAGGCGCCGATCACGCGCGGAAAGGGGTTCTCGGGGTCGCGCCCGGCGGCGAACATGTTGGCGAAGAAGTACAGGCCGTCGCGGGTCGAGGGGTGGTCGTAGAAGTGCAGGTCATCGGCCACGACGGTCGCGATGCCCGCGTATGCCTGGAGGCACAGCCTCATCATGGCCTGGCGGTAGCGCAGCACGTCGGCCCCGGAACCCAGCGGTTCGGGCGGCGGCCCAGGGGGCGCGTACTCGGGCAGCACCCGGCCCAGCTCCTGCCGGACCCAGGGCTCGATCTGGAGGCCCGGCAGGCGTTCCACGAGCATCCGGTAGTTGCGCGCCGAGCTGGTGAACGGCTGGTGGATGTCTCCGGGCCGCCCCCGGAACTCGATGAACGCCCCCTTGCTCGCCGCGAAGTCGGTGATGAGCCGCGTCTTGCCCACGCCGGGGTCGCCCTCCACGTAGATCATCTGGCCGCGCTCCCAGGCCTCGTCGAGCCGCGCCCACTCCTCTTCGCGTCCGATCAGGTGCGGCGGGCGCAGCACGGCCAGTGGCAGGGCCGCCACGCGGGCCGGGGCCAGGGCGGGCACGGTGCCCCGGTCGATCTCGCGGGCGAGCTGCGCGGTCTCCGGCAGCGGCTCGGCCTGGAACTCGCGCCACAGCACGTCCTTGCACCGCTGATACGCCCGCAGCGCCGCCGGGCGGTCCCCGGCGAGGTAGTGCAGCCGCATGACGTGGCGCCACGCCTCCTCCGACACCGGGTCGAGGTCCAGCAGCGCCCGGGCCTGCACGAGGGCCGCCGCGTACTCCCCGGTCCCCTCCAGCCGGGTGATCTCGGCCCGCAGCGCGAGGCCGCGCCACTCGGTCAGGCGCTCGCGCTCAGTGCTCACCCAGTCGTCGAGGTCGGGGCAGTCGTCGTAGCGCAACCCGGCGAGCAGTTCGCCCCCCGTTGCCAGGAGTTCGGCCGTTCGCCCCCGGGCGAAATGGTCGCGCACCCGGGCCGCGTCCACCTCCACCCCCCGGGACAGCTCCAGCAGGTCACCACCCGTGATGAGGTCGGTGCCCGCGAAGAGGCGCAGCTTGCGCAGCATCTGCGAGAGGTTGTTCCGGGCCGTGTGTTCGGGTGAGTCGGGCCACAGCAGGCCCACGAGGCGCCCGCGCCCGGTGGCTCCCTCCAGCGCCAGGTACGCCAGGCACGCCGCGAGCTTGCGTTCGGGCCGCTGCTCCAGGCCACCTGGCCCCCGGAGGTGAACCGGGCCGAGCAATTGAATATGCCAGGAGTCGGAATTCATGGGGATCAAGAACAGTTTAAGGCAAATGAGGACACGCTGAGCCACCTGTGGCAATCAGACCTCAATCATCCCCCGTTGCCTACCCTGCCCCTGGAAAGGAGGTGGACCTTGACCGACCAAGACCACGCCGCGCCCCTCCGGCAGGGCGAGCACGCCCTGTACCTGCTGCGCGTCTGGCACGAATACGACGGCGACCGTCCGGTGTGGCGGGCGTCCGTGAAACCGCCGCACGGGGAGCAGCGCCACGGCTTCACGTCCCCCGGCGCGCTGCTCCGCTACCTGGCCGAGTGCCTGGGTCCGGTGGGACCTCCCGGTTGACTCTCCCGCAGCACAGGGAACGCCGCCACGCGCACCGCGACAGGGTGGGCGGAG
The Deinococcus aerius DNA segment above includes these coding regions:
- a CDS encoding BTAD domain-containing putative transcriptional regulator, giving the protein MNSDSWHIQLLGPVHLRGPGGLEQRPERKLAACLAYLALEGATGRGRLVGLLWPDSPEHTARNNLSQMLRKLRLFAGTDLITGGDLLELSRGVEVDAARVRDHFARGRTAELLATGGELLAGLRYDDCPDLDDWVSTERERLTEWRGLALRAEITRLEGTGEYAAALVQARALLDLDPVSEEAWRHVMRLHYLAGDRPAALRAYQRCKDVLWREFQAEPLPETAQLAREIDRGTVPALAPARVAALPLAVLRPPHLIGREEEWARLDEAWERGQMIYVEGDPGVGKTRLITDFAASKGAFIEFRGRPGDIHQPFTSSARNYRMLVERLPGLQIEPWVRQELGRVLPEYAPPGPPPEPLGSGADVLRYRQAMMRLCLQAYAGIATVVADDLHFYDHPSTRDGLYFFANMFAAGRDPENPFPRVIGAYRTGELRPEVARDTEDLVRQGVAIHIRLRPLGEDLLNALMDDLGVPGNPALRQRLAGYSGGNPLFLLEIVKHLIESGTFARGDLSGVELPITARVGEVISRRLSRLSAPALQAARAAAVLQSDFDVELVAEMLGAPLLDTAAAWEELEAAGVVRGHGFWHDLVYEAVSAGIPASVRTLLHRAAARTLERAGGHVARVARHWQEGGKPDQAAPAFLRAAREAQDHYQLTEAAGFYAQAGAAFEALGRKEEAAAARSEAARVQDQLLVAGVQ